The Amblyraja radiata isolate CabotCenter1 chromosome 1, sAmbRad1.1.pri, whole genome shotgun sequence genome contains a region encoding:
- the LOC116981968 gene encoding vasopressin-neurophysin 2-like: protein MPLLSHLVCLLWLLALASTCYIQNCPRGGKRSFFDTDIRQCMPCGPDNRGRCFGANICCGQELGCFIGTSETLRCQEENYLLSPCEPAGSPCGASGGKCASSGICCTDETCATDSDCLGTAGKWRNPLMGRNLTLVDSAATNLLLRLLRLFPRKPAGKQQLI, encoded by the exons ATGCCGCTCTTGTCCCATCTAGTCTGCCTGCTGTGGCTCCTAGCCCTGGCATCGACATGCTACATCCAAAACTGCCCCAGAGGAGGCAAGAGGTCTTTCTTCGACACAGACATCAGGCAG TGTATGCCTTGCGGACCTGACAACAGAGGCCGTTGCTTTGGAGCTAACATCTGCTGCGGGCAAGAGCTTGGCTGCTTCATTGGGACCTCGGAAACACTGAGATGTCAGGAGGAGAACTATCTGCTCTCCCCGTGTGAACCCGCTGGATCACCCTGTGGAGCAAGTGGTGGGAAATGTGCATCGTCGGGTATCTGCTGCACTGACG AAACCTGTGCCACAGACTCTGACTGCCTGGGGACGGCAGGGAAATGGAGAAACCCACTGATGGGAAGAAACCTGACCTTGGTAGACAGTGCTGCAACCAACCTCCTGCTAAGGCTACTGCGCCTATTTCCTCGGAAGCCTGCTGGGAAGCAGCAGCTAATATAA